AACAATATACAGACATGGCAAAGAAAGTAGTTGCTACCCTGAAAAAAGAAGGCGGTAAATCATTTGCCAAAGTGATTAAAGCCGTAAGATCCCCTAAAACCGGAGCTTATACCTTCAAAGAAGAGATCGTACCCCTGGATGGTGTACAAGGCGCGTTGAAAAACTGATATCATTCCGGTTTTGACACCAAGTCATTAAAAGTCCATTTCGAAAAGTCCCTTTTGGGACTTTTTTTGTTTTATTTTTGATCCATTAACATACTTGGACTATGAGTTTATTCGGCTTTTTTTCAAAGGAGAAAAAAGAAACACTAGATAAAGGCCTTGAAAAGACCAAAGACAGTTTTTTCGGCAAACTTTCACGCGCTATTGTTGGTAAGACCACCATTGATGAAGACGTTCTTGATGAACTGGAGGATATTCTGGTAAGCTCTGATGTGGGTGTTGAAACCACAGTGAAGATTATCAAGCGGATTGAGGAACGCGTCGCGAGAGACAAATATGCTACTACGGCCGAACTGGACAAAATTCTGAGAGACGAAATTGCAGCGCTGCTGATTGAGAATAAATCGGTTGATATCAAAGATAGTTTCGAAACCGAACATTTGCCTAAGCCCTATGTGATTATGGTTGTAGGTGTGAATGGGGTTGGAAAGACAACTACGATCGGCAAGCTGGCGCATCAGTTTCACCAGAAGGGACATAAGGTGGTGCTTGGCGCGGCAGATACTTTTCGCGCCGCAGCGGTTGATCAGCTAAAGCTATGGGGAAAAAGAGTCGACGTACCCGTTATTGACCACGGCATGAACACCGATCCTTCCGCCGTGGCATTTGACGCACTGAAAAAAGGGACTGAGATCGGGGCTGACGTGATTATCATTGATACCGCAGGTCGCTTGCACACGAAGGTCAACCTGATGAACGAACTTTCGAAAATCAAGCGGGTAATGCAAAAAATTATCCCTGACGCACCGCACGAAGTACTGCTGGTGCTCGATGGAAGTACAGGTCAGAATGCTGTAATCCAGGCGCGTGAGTTTACAAAAGTAACAGAAATTACTGCGCTTGCGATCACCAAACTCGACGGGACAGCCAAAGGCGGCGTAGTAATCGGTATTTCAGACGAATTCAAAATTCCTGTAAAATACATTGGAGTCGGAGAGAAAATGGATGATTTGCAGGTATTTGACCGGGGCGAGTTTGTGGATTCTTTGTTTAAGAAAATAGGTTAGTATTCGATTTTCACTAAATTTGGTTATGGGTAAAATCCAGCCATCGAAAAAAAACCTAGCTACTCCGGGCGTTCCTTTGAGTGAAGAAGAATTCTTGCGCAATGTAAAAGAGGCTGAAAAAGGGCCTTTTTACACTGCAAATGAAACAGCTCAATTTATCGCACATTGGAAGTCGAAATACGAGAAGTCGCATTCAGCAAAGTAGCACTTGAAAATTTGGAAGAACTGTATGCGTATGGAGTGGAAACGTACTCCTACGAGTTAGCTACTGGCTTTCTGAATGAATTATTCGCTGAAATAATGAGGCTCTCGTCGAGCTGTCTGCATCATCCGGAATGCCGATATTTAAAAACGGTTTCTAAAAAATACCGCAACCTTCGCTTCAAAAATTATCTGGTTATTTATAGGATCGCCAGCACGCGGATAGAAATCTTAACGGTTATGCATTCCAGTCGCAGCGTAGCCAAAATGAAACTAGCGCGGCAACTCAAACTACCTTAATCGCCGCGAGTCGCTATTCTGGCTAATTTTTCCGAACTTTGCACTCCGTTTCGCCGTTCAGTATCAATCATTTGCTTTACGGCGCCTTATTATCTTAACTCTCAATAGCTAAAAGCCAACCGCCAATAGCTAATCCCAATGAAAACCAAAGGAATAGTAAAAAACAAAGTCAACATCGTTACGCTGGGTTGCTCCAAAAACCTGGTGGATTCGGAAGTATTATATACGCAGCTCAAAGGAAATGGTTTTGCCGTGGCCCACGAGTCGAAAAAAGACGATTCGCAGATCGTGGTGATCAATACCTGCGGATTTATTGACAATGCAAAAGAAGAATCCATCAATACCATTCTGCGCTACGCCGATGCAAAAGCGGCCGGAATGGTGGATAAAGTGTATGTTACCGGCTGTTTGTCACACCGTTACAAAGACGAGCTTTCAGTAGAAATCCCGACTGTGGATGCATGGTTTGGTACGAATGAACTACCGCGTTTGCTCAAAACACTGAAAGCGGATTACAAGCATGAATTAGTAGGCGAGCGTCTATTGACAACCCCCACACATTACGCCTACCTCAAAATTGCCGAAGGCTGCGACCGGCCGTGCAGCTTCTGCGCAATCCCTATTATGCGCGGCGGCCACGTTTCCCGGCCGATCGACGAGCTGGTGAAGGAAGCGAGATCACTGGCAAAA
This Dyadobacter sp. UC 10 DNA region includes the following protein-coding sequences:
- a CDS encoding DUF4295 domain-containing protein; protein product: MAKKVVATLKKEGGKSFAKVIKAVRSPKTGAYTFKEEIVPLDGVQGALKN
- the ftsY gene encoding signal recognition particle-docking protein FtsY — its product is MSLFGFFSKEKKETLDKGLEKTKDSFFGKLSRAIVGKTTIDEDVLDELEDILVSSDVGVETTVKIIKRIEERVARDKYATTAELDKILRDEIAALLIENKSVDIKDSFETEHLPKPYVIMVVGVNGVGKTTTIGKLAHQFHQKGHKVVLGAADTFRAAAVDQLKLWGKRVDVPVIDHGMNTDPSAVAFDALKKGTEIGADVIIIDTAGRLHTKVNLMNELSKIKRVMQKIIPDAPHEVLLVLDGSTGQNAVIQAREFTKVTEITALAITKLDGTAKGGVVIGISDEFKIPVKYIGVGEKMDDLQVFDRGEFVDSLFKKIG
- a CDS encoding type II toxin-antitoxin system RelE/ParE family toxin, whose amino-acid sequence is METYSYELATGFLNELFAEIMRLSSSCLHHPECRYLKTVSKKYRNLRFKNYLVIYRIASTRIEILTVMHSSRSVAKMKLARQLKLP